A stretch of Microtus pennsylvanicus isolate mMicPen1 chromosome 5, mMicPen1.hap1, whole genome shotgun sequence DNA encodes these proteins:
- the Cyp2r1 gene encoding vitamin D 25-hydroxylase isoform X1: MLEPPAIQRCAAALAGALLLLLFLLLVRQLLRQRRPAGFPPGPPRLPFIGNLCSLATSAELPHVYMRKQSRVYGEIFILDLGGISTVVLNGYDIVKECLVHQSEIFADRPCFPLFMKMTKMGGLLNSRYGRGWTDHRRLAVNSFHYFGCGQKSFESKILEETQFLIDAIKTYKGKPLDLKQLITNAVSNITNLILFGERFTYEDTDFQHMIELFSENVELAASAPVFLYNAFPWIGILPFGKHQKLFRNADVVYDFLVGLIEKTAVNRKPHLPQNFVDAYLDEMDRGKNDPLSTFSKENLIFSVGELIIAGTETTTNVLRWAILFMALYPSIQGQVHKEIDLIMGYNRRPSWEDKCKMPYTEAVLHEVLRFCNIVPLGIFHATSEDAVVRGHSIPKDTTVITNLYSVHFDEKYWKDPDIFYPERFLDSSGYFTRREAFIPFSLGRRHCLGEQLARMEMFLFFTALLQQFHLHFPHELVPNLKPRLGMTLQPQSYLICAEKR; the protein is encoded by the exons ATGCTGGAACCTCCCGCAATCCAGAGGTGTGCAGCTGCGCTCGCGGGCGCGCTCCTCCTGCTGCTTTTCCTGCTGCTGGTCCGCCAGCTCCTGAGGCAGAGGCGACCGGCGGGCTTCCCCCCGGGGCCGCCGCGGCTGCCATTCATCGGCAACCTCTGCTCCCTGGCCACGTCTGCCGAGCTTCCCCACGTCTACATGAGGAAGCAGAGCCGGGTGTATGGCGAG ATTTTCATTTTAGATCTTGGAGGCATATCAACTGTGGTTCTAAATGGCTATGATATAGTGAAGGAATGCCTTGTCCATCAAAGTGAAATTTTTGCAGATAGACCATGCTTTCCTTTGTTCATGAAGATGACAAAAATGGGAG GCTTACTCAATTCTAGATATGGCCGTGGATGGACTGATCACAGAAGATTGGCTGTTAACAGTTTTCACTATTTTGGATGTGGTCAGAAATCTTTCGAATCTAAAATCTTAGAAGAAACTCAGTTTTTAATTGATGCTATTAAAACTTACAAAGGCAAACCTCTTGACCTCAAGCAACTAATAACAAATGCTGTTTCAAACATCACCAATCTGATCCTTTTTGGAGAACGGTTCACTTATGAAGACACTGATTTTCAGCACATGATCGAGTTATTTAGTGAGAACGTGGAACTAGCTGCCAGTGCTCCGGTCTTCCTGTATAATGCGTTTCCATGGATTGGCATCTTACCTTTTGGAAAGCACCAAAAGCTATTCAGAAATGCAGATGTGGTTTACGATTTCCTTGTAGGACTTATTGAAAAAACTGCAGTCAACAGAAAGCCTCATTTACCTCAGAATTTTGTTGATGCCTATTTAGATGAGATGGATCGAGGTAAAAATGATCCTTTATCTACGTTCTCCAAAGAGAATCTAATTTTCTCAGTGGGTGAACTCATCATTGCTGGAACGGAGACCACAACTAATGTGCTTCGCTGGGCAATTCTTTTTATGGCCCTTTACCCTAGTATTCAAG GACAAGTTCATAAAGAGATTGATTTAATTATGGGTTACAATAGGAGGCCTTCTTGGGAAGACAAGTGCAAAATGCCTTATACTGAAGCAGTTTTACATGAAGTTTTAAGGTTCTGTAATATAGTTCCACTGGGGATTTTCCATGCAACCTCTGAAGATGCAGTTGTACGTGGTCATTCCATTCCTAAAGACACAACAGTCATTACAAATCTTTATTCTGTTCACTTTGATGAAAAGTACTGGAAAGACCCAGACATATTCTATCCCGAGCGATTTCTGGACAGCAGTGGATATTTTACTAGAAGGGAAgctttcattcctttttctctaG GAAGAAGACATTGTCTTGGAGAACAGCTGGCTCGGATGGaaatgttcttgttttttacaGCGTTACTTCAGcaatttcatttgcattttccacATGAGCTAGTTCCAAACCTGAAACCCAGGTTGGGCATGACATTACAACCCCAGTCCTACCTCATCTGTGCAGAAAAACGCTGA
- the Cyp2r1 gene encoding vitamin D 25-hydroxylase isoform X2: MLEPPAIQRCAAALAGALLLLLFLLLVRQLLRQRRPAGFPPGPPRLPFIGNLCSLATSAELPHVYMRKQSRVYGEIFILDLGGISTVVLNGYDIVKECLVHQSEIFADRPCFPLFMKMTKMGGLLNSRYGRGWTDHRRLAVNSFHYFGCGQKSFESKILEETQFLIDAIKTYKGKPLDLKQLITNAVSNITNLILFGERFTYEDTDFQHMIELFSENVELAASAPVFLYNAFPWIGILPFGKHQKLFRNADVVYDFLVGLIEKTAVNRKPHLPQNFVDAYLDEMDRGKNDPLSTFSKENLIFSVGELIIAGTETTTNVLRWAILFMALYPSIQGQVHKEIDLIMGYNRRPSWEDKCKMPYTEAVLHEVLRFCNIVPLGIFHATSEDAVVRGHSIPKDTTVITNLYSVHFDEKYWKDPDIFYPERFLDSSGYFTRREAFIPFSLGRRHCLGEQLARMEMFLFFTALLQQFHLHFPHELVPNLKPRMY; encoded by the exons ATGCTGGAACCTCCCGCAATCCAGAGGTGTGCAGCTGCGCTCGCGGGCGCGCTCCTCCTGCTGCTTTTCCTGCTGCTGGTCCGCCAGCTCCTGAGGCAGAGGCGACCGGCGGGCTTCCCCCCGGGGCCGCCGCGGCTGCCATTCATCGGCAACCTCTGCTCCCTGGCCACGTCTGCCGAGCTTCCCCACGTCTACATGAGGAAGCAGAGCCGGGTGTATGGCGAG ATTTTCATTTTAGATCTTGGAGGCATATCAACTGTGGTTCTAAATGGCTATGATATAGTGAAGGAATGCCTTGTCCATCAAAGTGAAATTTTTGCAGATAGACCATGCTTTCCTTTGTTCATGAAGATGACAAAAATGGGAG GCTTACTCAATTCTAGATATGGCCGTGGATGGACTGATCACAGAAGATTGGCTGTTAACAGTTTTCACTATTTTGGATGTGGTCAGAAATCTTTCGAATCTAAAATCTTAGAAGAAACTCAGTTTTTAATTGATGCTATTAAAACTTACAAAGGCAAACCTCTTGACCTCAAGCAACTAATAACAAATGCTGTTTCAAACATCACCAATCTGATCCTTTTTGGAGAACGGTTCACTTATGAAGACACTGATTTTCAGCACATGATCGAGTTATTTAGTGAGAACGTGGAACTAGCTGCCAGTGCTCCGGTCTTCCTGTATAATGCGTTTCCATGGATTGGCATCTTACCTTTTGGAAAGCACCAAAAGCTATTCAGAAATGCAGATGTGGTTTACGATTTCCTTGTAGGACTTATTGAAAAAACTGCAGTCAACAGAAAGCCTCATTTACCTCAGAATTTTGTTGATGCCTATTTAGATGAGATGGATCGAGGTAAAAATGATCCTTTATCTACGTTCTCCAAAGAGAATCTAATTTTCTCAGTGGGTGAACTCATCATTGCTGGAACGGAGACCACAACTAATGTGCTTCGCTGGGCAATTCTTTTTATGGCCCTTTACCCTAGTATTCAAG GACAAGTTCATAAAGAGATTGATTTAATTATGGGTTACAATAGGAGGCCTTCTTGGGAAGACAAGTGCAAAATGCCTTATACTGAAGCAGTTTTACATGAAGTTTTAAGGTTCTGTAATATAGTTCCACTGGGGATTTTCCATGCAACCTCTGAAGATGCAGTTGTACGTGGTCATTCCATTCCTAAAGACACAACAGTCATTACAAATCTTTATTCTGTTCACTTTGATGAAAAGTACTGGAAAGACCCAGACATATTCTATCCCGAGCGATTTCTGGACAGCAGTGGATATTTTACTAGAAGGGAAgctttcattcctttttctctaG GAAGAAGACATTGTCTTGGAGAACAGCTGGCTCGGATGGaaatgttcttgttttttacaGCGTTACTTCAGcaatttcatttgcattttccacATGAGCTAGTTCCAAACCTGAAACCCAG GATGTATTGA
- the Cyp2r1 gene encoding vitamin D 25-hydroxylase isoform X3: MIELFSENVELAASAPVFLYNAFPWIGILPFGKHQKLFRNADVVYDFLVGLIEKTAVNRKPHLPQNFVDAYLDEMDRGKNDPLSTFSKENLIFSVGELIIAGTETTTNVLRWAILFMALYPSIQGQVHKEIDLIMGYNRRPSWEDKCKMPYTEAVLHEVLRFCNIVPLGIFHATSEDAVVRGHSIPKDTTVITNLYSVHFDEKYWKDPDIFYPERFLDSSGYFTRREAFIPFSLGRRHCLGEQLARMEMFLFFTALLQQFHLHFPHELVPNLKPRLGMTLQPQSYLICAEKR, encoded by the exons ATGATCGAGTTATTTAGTGAGAACGTGGAACTAGCTGCCAGTGCTCCGGTCTTCCTGTATAATGCGTTTCCATGGATTGGCATCTTACCTTTTGGAAAGCACCAAAAGCTATTCAGAAATGCAGATGTGGTTTACGATTTCCTTGTAGGACTTATTGAAAAAACTGCAGTCAACAGAAAGCCTCATTTACCTCAGAATTTTGTTGATGCCTATTTAGATGAGATGGATCGAGGTAAAAATGATCCTTTATCTACGTTCTCCAAAGAGAATCTAATTTTCTCAGTGGGTGAACTCATCATTGCTGGAACGGAGACCACAACTAATGTGCTTCGCTGGGCAATTCTTTTTATGGCCCTTTACCCTAGTATTCAAG GACAAGTTCATAAAGAGATTGATTTAATTATGGGTTACAATAGGAGGCCTTCTTGGGAAGACAAGTGCAAAATGCCTTATACTGAAGCAGTTTTACATGAAGTTTTAAGGTTCTGTAATATAGTTCCACTGGGGATTTTCCATGCAACCTCTGAAGATGCAGTTGTACGTGGTCATTCCATTCCTAAAGACACAACAGTCATTACAAATCTTTATTCTGTTCACTTTGATGAAAAGTACTGGAAAGACCCAGACATATTCTATCCCGAGCGATTTCTGGACAGCAGTGGATATTTTACTAGAAGGGAAgctttcattcctttttctctaG GAAGAAGACATTGTCTTGGAGAACAGCTGGCTCGGATGGaaatgttcttgttttttacaGCGTTACTTCAGcaatttcatttgcattttccacATGAGCTAGTTCCAAACCTGAAACCCAGGTTGGGCATGACATTACAACCCCAGTCCTACCTCATCTGTGCAGAAAAACGCTGA